One stretch of Aquisalimonas asiatica DNA includes these proteins:
- the atzF gene encoding allophanate hydrolase produces MTFTISECLSAYRTGHMTVREHVAAVMRAIRTDDARNVWITILNDAEVEPYIKALEHADPDQLPLYGIPFAIKDNIDLAGIETSAGCPDYAYVPDQSAFVVQRLIDAGAVPVGKTNLDQFATGLVGTRSPWGACRNALDPAYVSGGSSSGSAVAVSLGHVAFSLGTDTAGSGRVPAAFNNVVGVKPTRGLLSARGVVPACRTLDTVSIFSATAADAQRVLEVASVFDPHDAFARADSVPSLGHGRILTGRFRFGVPREEQLEFFGNADARRLFQDAVQQLESLGGVSVELDFEPFLQAAELLYDGPWVAERYAAIRELIEHQPESLMDVTRTIIGGGRNPLASDAFEAEYRLTEIKRATEAHWADVDLMVTPTAGTIYTIDAVSAAPVQLNSNLGYYTNFMNLLDYSALAVPAGFLGNGLPFGVTLFAPAFYDHDLLAVGDRLHRIQSLPLGATGQAVPDDDPVAARHEHTVTVAVCGAHMRGLPLNWQLTARRARFLCVTRSAAEYRFHALAGGPPYRPGMVHVGDGGGAVELELWEVPADQFGSFVAGIPAPLGIGKVRLASGDTVPGFVCEASGAEGAEDITELGSWRAWLETVTEATGRHG; encoded by the coding sequence ATGACGTTCACAATCTCGGAATGCCTGTCTGCCTACCGTACTGGCCATATGACAGTGCGTGAACACGTTGCCGCCGTCATGCGAGCCATTCGTACAGACGATGCCCGCAACGTCTGGATCACCATCCTCAATGACGCGGAGGTTGAGCCGTACATCAAGGCGCTTGAGCACGCGGACCCGGATCAGCTGCCACTCTACGGGATTCCCTTCGCCATCAAGGACAACATCGATCTGGCCGGTATCGAGACCTCGGCTGGATGCCCGGACTACGCTTACGTGCCTGATCAGTCTGCTTTCGTGGTGCAGCGCCTCATCGACGCCGGCGCCGTACCCGTTGGTAAAACCAACCTGGATCAGTTTGCGACAGGCCTGGTTGGTACACGCTCTCCCTGGGGAGCGTGTCGTAATGCTCTGGATCCGGCTTACGTTTCCGGTGGATCGAGTTCCGGCTCGGCGGTCGCCGTCAGCCTCGGTCACGTCGCCTTCTCGCTTGGCACTGATACTGCGGGCTCTGGCCGGGTCCCGGCAGCGTTCAACAATGTGGTCGGCGTCAAGCCAACCCGCGGGTTACTGAGTGCGAGAGGGGTGGTTCCCGCGTGCCGCACTCTCGACACCGTTTCAATATTCTCTGCCACCGCCGCAGACGCTCAGAGGGTGCTGGAGGTGGCCAGCGTATTCGACCCGCACGATGCATTCGCCAGAGCGGACAGCGTGCCAAGCCTCGGGCACGGGCGCATCCTGACTGGGCGTTTTCGTTTTGGTGTCCCCAGAGAGGAGCAGCTCGAGTTCTTCGGTAACGCTGACGCGAGGAGGTTGTTTCAGGACGCTGTGCAACAGCTTGAATCACTCGGAGGCGTATCCGTAGAGCTGGACTTCGAGCCCTTCCTGCAGGCAGCCGAGTTGCTCTATGACGGTCCCTGGGTCGCGGAGCGCTACGCCGCCATCCGCGAACTGATAGAACACCAGCCCGAATCACTGATGGACGTGACTCGTACGATCATCGGGGGTGGCAGGAACCCGCTCGCAAGCGATGCATTCGAGGCAGAGTACCGTCTTACGGAGATAAAACGGGCAACCGAAGCCCACTGGGCGGATGTTGATCTCATGGTCACGCCGACGGCCGGTACCATCTATACCATTGATGCGGTCAGCGCCGCCCCTGTACAGCTCAACAGTAACCTCGGGTATTACACCAACTTCATGAATCTGCTGGACTACAGCGCGCTGGCTGTGCCTGCAGGTTTTCTGGGGAACGGACTCCCTTTCGGCGTGACCCTCTTTGCGCCGGCATTCTATGATCATGACCTGCTCGCCGTCGGCGACCGGCTTCATCGAATACAGTCTTTGCCGCTGGGTGCTACCGGACAAGCGGTCCCGGACGATGACCCGGTTGCCGCCCGTCACGAGCACACGGTGACAGTGGCCGTTTGTGGCGCTCATATGCGGGGTCTGCCGTTGAACTGGCAACTCACCGCGCGCAGGGCACGTTTCCTATGTGTCACGCGCTCCGCAGCCGAGTACCGCTTCCATGCACTTGCAGGCGGCCCACCATATCGCCCTGGGATGGTGCATGTCGGGGATGGCGGCGGCGCGGTGGAGCTGGAACTCTGGGAAGTGCCAGCCGATCAATTCGGGTCTTTCGTTGCCGGCATTCCGGCGCCTCTGGGTATTGGCAAAGTTCGGCTGGCTTCCGGCGACACGGTGCCAGGGTTCGTTTGCGAAGCGAGCGGTGCCGAGGGGGCTGAAGATATCACTGAACTTGGATCCTGGCGGGCGTGGCTTGAGACCGTTACCGAGGCGACTGGCCGTCACGGATAG
- a CDS encoding GntR family transcriptional regulator, with the protein MADEQRRPSRRRSPGRQADRVYVRLKECLFLEPWALPGMKWTEHGLSTLFGTSRAPVREALQRLVQERYLAAHYRNGYTVKGFSTEMFKELTDVRILLECQALRLSRDHPALTEELETLRHVWEAPEERVSFDHMTRMNREFHLSLVRLGGNEQLSRVHADVLERVEVVQRLDFTAHDRVEATYREHLGVINALARGQTEQAVSELTDHIQKSTAAVNDRMTDYFEAPPTPRSPG; encoded by the coding sequence ATGGCAGATGAACAGCGCCGGCCGTCCCGGAGACGCTCTCCCGGACGCCAGGCGGACAGGGTGTATGTGCGACTCAAGGAGTGCCTGTTCCTGGAGCCATGGGCTCTGCCTGGCATGAAATGGACGGAACACGGTCTATCAACACTGTTCGGGACAAGCCGTGCCCCTGTGCGTGAAGCCCTTCAGCGTCTGGTGCAAGAGCGGTATCTGGCCGCGCATTACCGCAACGGCTACACGGTCAAGGGGTTCAGTACGGAGATGTTCAAGGAGCTCACGGATGTGAGGATACTCCTTGAATGTCAGGCACTACGGTTGTCACGCGACCACCCCGCACTCACCGAGGAGCTCGAGACCCTTCGGCATGTATGGGAAGCCCCCGAGGAACGGGTGTCGTTCGATCACATGACCCGCATGAACCGTGAGTTCCATCTGAGCCTGGTGCGGCTTGGCGGCAACGAACAGTTGTCGAGGGTACATGCGGACGTGCTGGAGCGCGTCGAAGTGGTCCAACGGCTGGATTTCACTGCCCATGACAGAGTCGAGGCAACGTACCGCGAGCACCTCGGCGTCATCAATGCATTGGCCAGGGGGCAGACGGAACAGGCGGTGAGTGAGCTTACCGACCACATTCAGAAGTCCACTGCCGCCGTTAATGACCGAATGACGGATTATTTTGAAGCGCCCCCGACACCCAGGAGCCCCGGGTAG
- a CDS encoding oligopeptide/dipeptide ABC transporter ATP-binding protein, with product MSALLEVRSLEKLYPVAGDLPFWLERARAWANHRKPHRPRLHAVDGVSIEVAAGESVGLVGESGCGKSTLVGLINRLIEPTRGAIFFDGEDISKISVGKFPTHQRRGDIQVVFQDPHGSLNPRFTAFDCIAEPLRRIRGASNDNIAAKVEELATSVGLPLELLDRLPHQLSGGQKARVNIARALAPDPRLLILDEPTSALDVSVQAVVLQLLTDLRRERGISYLFISHDLNVVRLLCERVVVMYLGQAVEEGPADEVFRAPKHPYTQALISAIPAPNAQRDPNRLRARGELQSPIDPPPNACRFYGRCPRGDAYCGQAAPGFSEVGPAHRAACHYVAVDDGRSVVTEGKNP from the coding sequence ATGAGCGCTTTGCTGGAAGTGCGCAGTCTTGAAAAGCTCTACCCGGTCGCAGGCGATCTGCCTTTCTGGTTGGAGCGGGCCAGGGCCTGGGCCAACCACAGGAAACCGCATCGCCCCCGGCTGCATGCTGTCGATGGCGTCTCGATCGAGGTTGCCGCGGGTGAAAGCGTTGGACTGGTGGGTGAGTCGGGTTGTGGCAAATCGACACTGGTCGGTTTGATCAACCGACTCATTGAACCCACCCGAGGGGCCATCTTCTTCGATGGCGAGGACATCTCGAAGATCTCTGTCGGGAAGTTCCCAACTCACCAGCGACGGGGCGATATCCAGGTCGTATTCCAGGACCCGCACGGGAGCCTCAATCCTCGCTTCACGGCGTTCGATTGCATCGCCGAGCCCCTGAGGAGGATTCGCGGTGCCTCGAATGACAACATCGCGGCGAAGGTTGAAGAGCTTGCCACGAGTGTCGGGCTGCCACTTGAATTACTGGACCGGTTGCCGCATCAGCTTTCCGGCGGGCAGAAAGCCAGGGTCAATATCGCCCGTGCTCTGGCGCCTGATCCCCGGCTGCTGATTCTGGATGAGCCGACTTCCGCTCTCGATGTGTCCGTTCAAGCCGTGGTCTTACAGCTGCTGACAGACTTGAGGCGGGAGCGGGGGATCAGTTACCTGTTCATATCACACGACTTGAACGTGGTTCGTCTTCTTTGCGAACGCGTCGTCGTGATGTATTTGGGCCAGGCAGTGGAAGAGGGGCCGGCGGACGAGGTGTTTCGTGCTCCGAAACATCCGTACACGCAGGCGCTTATTTCTGCCATACCTGCACCGAATGCTCAGCGTGACCCGAACCGGTTGAGGGCAAGAGGGGAACTGCAAAGCCCTATTGATCCCCCGCCCAACGCATGCCGATTTTACGGGCGTTGCCCGCGTGGGGACGCCTATTGCGGACAGGCGGCGCCAGGGTTCTCGGAAGTAGGGCCTGCACATCGTGCCGCGTGTCACTACGTCGCTGTTGATGATGGCCGGTCGGTCGTGACGGAGGGCAAGAACCCTTGA
- a CDS encoding ABC transporter ATP-binding protein, which yields MNTPLLKVSNLTVDFKTRSGQVHALENVGYSVNKGEMVAVVGESGSGKSVSAFAVMGLLDAAAQIRSGDIRFDQMDLLSMREEELAQLRGREMAMIFQNPASALNPIRKVGQQIEDVLRRHGPVSSQDARERAIAALAQVRIPAPERRYDAYPFQLSGGLCQRVMIAMALCCHPRLLIADEPTTGLDVTTQATVMDLLASLGSERDMGTLLITHDLALASQYADRVIVMHAGQIVESAETRTLLESPRHPYTAGLVEAAPGAARGIEELRAIPGGIPDLRGDLPPCRFAGRCNRHLASCDDPGPTLEQVTPDHWVACRRPL from the coding sequence GTGAATACACCGCTACTGAAGGTGAGCAACCTCACCGTTGATTTCAAGACACGCTCCGGTCAGGTCCATGCTCTGGAGAACGTTGGTTACTCGGTGAACAAGGGAGAAATGGTCGCGGTTGTAGGCGAGAGCGGCTCGGGGAAATCCGTTTCCGCATTTGCGGTCATGGGGCTACTTGATGCTGCGGCGCAGATCCGGTCTGGTGACATCCGTTTCGATCAGATGGACCTGCTATCCATGCGCGAAGAAGAGCTTGCCCAATTGCGCGGACGGGAAATGGCAATGATTTTCCAGAACCCGGCCAGCGCGTTGAATCCCATCCGAAAAGTGGGGCAGCAGATTGAGGATGTTCTCAGGCGGCACGGCCCGGTCAGCTCCCAGGACGCACGGGAGCGAGCCATCGCTGCACTGGCTCAGGTACGCATTCCTGCGCCGGAGAGACGCTATGATGCCTACCCCTTTCAATTGTCCGGTGGCTTATGCCAGCGCGTCATGATCGCGATGGCTTTGTGCTGCCACCCGAGGCTCCTGATCGCCGATGAGCCCACAACAGGGCTGGACGTCACCACCCAGGCAACGGTAATGGACTTGCTCGCAAGCCTGGGAAGTGAGCGAGATATGGGGACGTTGCTCATAACCCACGATCTGGCTCTGGCCTCTCAGTACGCGGACAGGGTTATCGTGATGCATGCCGGACAGATCGTGGAATCTGCGGAAACCAGGACACTACTGGAGTCGCCCAGACACCCGTATACCGCCGGCCTGGTCGAGGCGGCGCCAGGTGCCGCTCGCGGGATCGAGGAGCTGCGTGCCATTCCGGGAGGGATCCCGGATCTACGCGGTGACTTGCCACCCTGTCGGTTCGCGGGCCGCTGCAATCGTCACCTTGCATCTTGCGACGATCCCGGACCCACGCTGGAGCAGGTGACGCCAGATCATTGGGTCGCATGTCGGAGACCGCTATGA
- a CDS encoding ABC transporter permease: MIISRSTWRHTGYVLSENPLTIVAFSLFALIVFVAVFGPMLAPYDPLASSASRLQPPSLDHWFGTDHLGRDVLSRVMYATRLDLTIALAAVAMGFLAGGLMGAIAGFYGGWVDSIISRGIDTIMAFPLFVLAMALVAIMGNSVENVVYATAIINTPFYARVARAEIGILKKSGFASAAKVAGNTDARLLARHLFPNILPPLMVQVSLNMGWAILNAAGLSFIGVGVQPPTPEWGIMVAEGADYIISGEWWLVLFPGLALMLAVLCFNLMGDGMRDLVDPRRRT; this comes from the coding sequence ATGATCATCTCGCGGAGCACATGGCGTCACACGGGCTACGTCTTGAGCGAAAACCCGCTCACGATCGTTGCGTTCAGCCTGTTTGCGCTGATCGTCTTCGTGGCGGTATTCGGTCCGATGCTTGCCCCCTATGACCCGTTGGCGAGTAGCGCAAGTCGACTACAGCCGCCGTCACTGGATCACTGGTTCGGAACGGACCATCTGGGGAGAGATGTGCTGAGCCGTGTTATGTACGCGACTCGGCTGGACCTCACGATCGCTTTGGCAGCTGTTGCCATGGGCTTCCTGGCAGGGGGCCTCATGGGGGCTATCGCGGGATTCTATGGTGGCTGGGTCGACAGCATCATCAGTCGTGGTATCGATACCATCATGGCGTTTCCCCTGTTTGTCCTGGCCATGGCGTTGGTTGCCATCATGGGAAACAGCGTGGAGAACGTTGTCTATGCGACTGCAATCATTAACACCCCATTCTATGCCCGTGTGGCTCGCGCGGAGATTGGTATCCTGAAAAAGAGTGGATTTGCCTCGGCCGCCAAGGTCGCTGGAAACACGGACGCAAGGCTTCTGGCGAGGCATCTTTTCCCTAATATCCTTCCCCCGTTGATGGTGCAGGTTTCCCTTAATATGGGGTGGGCCATTCTTAATGCCGCGGGACTGTCCTTCATTGGAGTCGGCGTTCAGCCTCCCACGCCTGAGTGGGGGATCATGGTGGCTGAGGGCGCAGACTACATTATCTCTGGCGAGTGGTGGCTCGTGCTGTTTCCCGGGCTGGCGCTCATGCTCGCGGTGCTCTGCTTCAACCTCATGGGAGACGGCATGCGTGACCTGGTAGACCCTCGGAGGCGGACGTGA
- a CDS encoding ABC transporter permease, translating to MSSSTLKTVGRRLLEAVPTLLGIILVTFLLTRALPGDPAAFYAGPAADEQSIAQVRTAMGLDQPLPVQFGHYAAGLMRGDWGVSMNTGQPIIEELQRRLPASLELTLYGLALAVLVAVPLGVLAATRPNSWVDHLCRVLVTAGVSMPVFFTGLLLVYVFYYQLGWAPAPTGRMSLMAIPPDTVTGMLLIDSILTANVEAFVDSLRHLALPVITLALFALAPIARMTRGSMISVLESDYIRTARASGLSPRTILFTYALRHAMLSVLTTLGMVFSFLLGANVLVEQVFSWPGIGSFAVNALVSSDYAAIQGFVLSMALLFVSLNLLIDLLYAVIDPRVGGDQ from the coding sequence ATGTCCTCCTCCACCCTGAAAACCGTGGGCCGGCGTCTTCTGGAAGCCGTGCCCACGTTACTTGGGATCATCCTCGTCACCTTCTTGTTGACGCGGGCTTTGCCGGGCGACCCGGCGGCATTCTACGCAGGCCCCGCGGCGGACGAGCAATCCATCGCTCAGGTGCGAACGGCAATGGGACTGGATCAGCCTCTGCCGGTCCAGTTCGGTCACTATGCCGCCGGGCTGATGCGAGGGGACTGGGGTGTCTCGATGAATACGGGGCAGCCCATCATCGAAGAGCTCCAGCGGCGTTTGCCTGCCTCTCTGGAGTTGACCCTTTACGGGCTGGCATTGGCAGTGCTTGTCGCGGTGCCGCTCGGTGTGCTTGCAGCGACTCGTCCCAACAGCTGGGTCGATCACCTGTGCCGTGTGCTGGTTACGGCGGGTGTCTCCATGCCCGTGTTCTTCACGGGCCTTCTGCTGGTCTACGTCTTCTATTACCAGCTCGGTTGGGCGCCCGCGCCGACGGGGCGTATGTCGCTCATGGCGATTCCACCGGACACGGTGACAGGGATGTTGCTTATTGACAGTATCCTGACGGCGAACGTCGAGGCCTTCGTCGACAGCCTGCGGCATCTGGCTCTACCGGTAATCACCCTCGCGCTGTTTGCCCTCGCGCCGATTGCCAGAATGACCCGAGGGTCGATGATCAGCGTGCTGGAAAGCGACTACATCCGCACTGCTCGTGCGAGTGGCCTTTCTCCGAGAACGATACTTTTCACGTATGCACTACGCCATGCGATGCTTTCCGTTCTCACTACACTTGGAATGGTTTTTTCCTTTCTTTTGGGTGCGAATGTTCTGGTGGAGCAGGTCTTTTCCTGGCCCGGTATTGGGTCCTTCGCCGTGAATGCTCTGGTTTCCTCCGACTATGCAGCGATACAGGGGTTCGTACTCTCGATGGCGCTTCTGTTCGTCAGCCTCAATTTATTGATCGACCTGCTTTATGCGGTTATCGATCCCCGCGTTGGAGGTGACCAATGA
- a CDS encoding ABC transporter substrate-binding protein encodes MDRRTFLRNSALLAGAGAAVPVFKLMPAKAVAASGGSLVVAIGDGPNSMDIHREGTNRPAYALAVNLYDRLVTFGRQELEDGNFAYDYNTLEPEVAESWTVADDEMSVDFKIRKDARFWDGRPITAHDVKWSFDRAVSVGGFPTTQMGAGSLEDPEQFEAVDDETFRIHFIRKSKLTLPNLAVPVPIIINSEVAREHATDDDPWATDYLHRNPAGSGAFKLHSWDPGVQVVYQRNEDWMNGPVPEVEQVVLREMPSASTRRAMVERGDIDIAMDLPPRDARDLVRAGEVNVAGVPIENCLHSVGLNLEFEPFKDKRVRQAIAYAIPYQDIWEAAAYERGVPMFGADSFEPATAEWPQPFPYDTDYDKARELLNEAGYGDGFEVPISLNLGLAHWSEPAAALIREGLRQVGIDATVEEIPGANWRTRALVEKELPMHLKNFGGWLNTPCYYFYWAYLEGNLFNSMNYHNDDVARLVDETLHMEMDHPDYEDKIKELIAIAFDEVPLIPLYQPNLEVAMQPSVSGYEHWFHRRLDARPLKQS; translated from the coding sequence ATGGATCGCCGAACTTTCCTTCGTAACAGTGCTCTGCTGGCAGGAGCGGGTGCCGCTGTGCCCGTGTTCAAGCTGATGCCTGCGAAGGCAGTCGCTGCCTCCGGTGGCAGTCTGGTCGTTGCCATTGGCGATGGTCCCAACAGCATGGACATCCATAGAGAGGGCACCAACCGCCCGGCTTATGCGCTTGCGGTCAATCTCTACGATCGTCTGGTCACTTTTGGTCGCCAGGAGTTAGAAGACGGCAACTTTGCCTATGACTACAACACACTGGAGCCAGAAGTCGCGGAATCTTGGACTGTTGCCGATGACGAGATGTCGGTGGACTTCAAGATTCGCAAGGATGCGCGCTTCTGGGACGGGAGGCCGATTACGGCTCACGATGTCAAGTGGTCTTTCGACCGTGCAGTGTCTGTCGGGGGGTTCCCGACTACGCAGATGGGCGCCGGGTCGTTGGAAGATCCAGAGCAGTTCGAGGCGGTCGACGATGAGACCTTCCGTATTCACTTCATCCGCAAGAGCAAACTGACGTTACCCAACCTCGCTGTTCCAGTCCCGATCATCATTAACTCGGAAGTTGCCAGGGAGCATGCCACCGACGATGACCCCTGGGCGACGGATTATCTGCACCGTAACCCCGCCGGTAGTGGGGCCTTCAAACTGCATAGCTGGGATCCCGGCGTGCAGGTGGTCTATCAACGGAACGAGGACTGGATGAACGGCCCTGTTCCCGAGGTTGAGCAAGTCGTGCTGCGGGAAATGCCTTCAGCATCGACCCGGAGGGCTATGGTGGAGCGCGGAGACATCGACATCGCCATGGATCTGCCGCCCCGGGACGCCAGGGACCTGGTGCGTGCGGGAGAGGTCAATGTCGCCGGGGTGCCTATAGAGAACTGCTTGCACAGCGTCGGTCTCAACCTCGAGTTTGAACCGTTCAAGGACAAAAGGGTGCGACAGGCAATCGCCTATGCCATCCCGTACCAGGACATTTGGGAAGCCGCAGCCTACGAGCGCGGTGTCCCGATGTTCGGCGCGGACTCCTTCGAGCCGGCGACAGCGGAGTGGCCGCAACCTTTTCCCTACGATACCGACTATGACAAGGCACGGGAGCTTCTGAACGAGGCGGGCTACGGTGACGGTTTCGAAGTCCCGATCTCGTTGAACCTCGGCCTTGCCCATTGGAGTGAACCGGCGGCCGCGTTGATCCGGGAAGGGCTGCGGCAAGTGGGTATCGATGCGACTGTCGAGGAAATTCCCGGCGCGAACTGGCGCACGAGAGCGCTGGTGGAAAAAGAGTTGCCAATGCATCTGAAGAACTTCGGAGGGTGGCTTAATACTCCTTGCTATTATTTCTACTGGGCGTACCTGGAGGGCAACCTCTTTAACTCGATGAATTATCATAATGATGACGTGGCGCGCCTGGTTGATGAAACACTCCACATGGAAATGGACCACCCGGATTACGAAGACAAAATAAAAGAACTCATTGCGATTGCGTTTGACGAGGTTCCGTTGATTCCGCTTTATCAGCCGAACCTTGAAGTTGCCATGCAGCCGTCGGTGAGCGGCTACGAGCACTGGTTCCATCGTCGTCTCGACGCCAGGCCCCTGAAGCAGAGCTAA
- a CDS encoding toxin-antitoxin system YwqK family antitoxin: MNGSISSRRCHQLMLPTRVEPGDMMRLLAIVLALVLPVSAAVADSIWLDENMRPVEEDEASFVLDEIVETDEGYRMRANFLSGELRFESFLDQADIADSTLIGDYRLYFRSGQVRQEGTRDENGLHQGTVITYHENGNVSWKAPYKDDQVHGLYVNYYEDGSLLREQYVENNERHGEYRAYYPSGQQRMQSHYVDGDKDGVEKRWNEEGVLVALRNYQEGRLHGLSEQYFDDGQIRTRGQYDTRTPVGEHKTWYANGDLASYTVFDDEGNEEIARTYYEDGSKERIKEPVDSEYGPAMVTEEYNESGQVRRRITRSDDGRWSLRQRYDANGDLIQRSESLDGRRHGRSYTERWDGGYTEAESFEGQYHGKYEEVDGDGNVVASGSYKHGTRVGEWYQDIGHLQLHEYYDEEGRLHGERRELDADDELVLLEHYRHGERHGEVRGYRNQELVAKGEYIEGQREGPWRIQGSYARDGAFMEGEFSAGRRVGEWRKYSDEGYVVGIAQYDAEGQYDGRQLTFEKNGALQRMAEYQNGVLHGEERYYFQGVLSSVRIYRDGDVIEERSPDDMS; the protein is encoded by the coding sequence GTGAATGGCAGCATCAGTTCCCGCCGCTGCCATCAACTGATGCTCCCCACCAGGGTTGAGCCGGGGGACATGATGAGACTATTGGCTATCGTGTTGGCACTTGTTCTTCCCGTTTCCGCAGCGGTCGCCGACAGTATATGGCTGGATGAAAACATGCGGCCCGTGGAAGAGGACGAGGCCTCTTTCGTCCTGGACGAAATCGTGGAGACGGATGAAGGTTACCGGATGCGGGCCAACTTTCTGTCGGGAGAGTTACGTTTTGAAAGTTTTCTCGACCAGGCAGATATAGCTGATAGTACGCTGATAGGCGATTATCGTCTCTACTTCCGGTCAGGGCAGGTGCGCCAGGAGGGGACCCGGGATGAGAATGGCCTGCATCAGGGAACTGTCATTACTTATCACGAGAACGGCAATGTAAGCTGGAAAGCTCCCTATAAGGACGACCAGGTGCATGGCCTGTATGTCAACTATTATGAGGACGGCAGTCTCCTTCGCGAGCAGTATGTCGAGAACAACGAGCGGCACGGTGAGTACAGGGCTTACTACCCGAGCGGCCAGCAACGGATGCAAAGCCATTATGTTGATGGCGATAAGGACGGTGTGGAAAAGCGCTGGAATGAAGAAGGCGTTCTGGTGGCGCTGAGAAATTACCAGGAAGGGCGTTTGCACGGGCTGTCGGAACAGTATTTCGATGATGGGCAGATAAGAACGCGTGGCCAGTATGATACGCGCACTCCGGTAGGCGAGCACAAAACGTGGTATGCCAATGGCGATCTGGCGAGTTATACGGTCTTCGATGACGAAGGTAATGAGGAGATCGCGCGGACATACTACGAGGATGGAAGTAAGGAACGCATAAAAGAGCCGGTCGATTCAGAGTATGGACCGGCAATGGTGACGGAAGAGTACAACGAGTCCGGACAGGTGCGTCGTCGGATCACCAGGAGCGACGACGGTCGATGGTCTCTAAGACAGCGGTACGATGCGAACGGGGACCTTATACAAAGGAGTGAAAGCCTGGACGGAAGACGTCACGGCCGCTCTTACACAGAGCGTTGGGATGGCGGCTACACCGAGGCGGAATCCTTTGAGGGGCAGTATCACGGCAAGTACGAGGAAGTCGACGGGGACGGCAACGTTGTGGCGTCGGGTTCCTATAAGCACGGAACGCGTGTGGGGGAGTGGTACCAGGACATAGGCCATCTTCAGCTCCATGAATATTATGACGAAGAGGGCAGGCTGCACGGCGAGCGCCGGGAGCTGGACGCGGACGACGAGTTGGTATTACTCGAGCACTATCGTCATGGCGAGCGCCATGGAGAGGTTCGTGGCTACAGGAACCAGGAACTCGTCGCGAAGGGAGAGTATATCGAAGGTCAGCGCGAGGGACCGTGGAGAATCCAGGGGAGTTATGCTCGCGATGGGGCGTTTATGGAAGGAGAGTTCTCCGCAGGTCGGCGGGTAGGCGAATGGCGCAAGTATTCCGATGAGGGCTATGTTGTCGGGATCGCCCAGTATGACGCGGAAGGTCAGTATGATGGTCGGCAGCTGACCTTTGAAAAGAACGGCGCGTTACAGAGAATGGCTGAGTATCAGAACGGCGTCCTTCACGGCGAAGAGCGCTATTATTTCCAGGGCGTGCTTTCCTCGGTACGCATCTATCGGGATGGTGATGTGATTGAAGAGAGATCGCCTGACGATATGAGTTGA